A genomic segment from Actinomadura hallensis encodes:
- a CDS encoding ATP-binding cassette domain-containing protein: MTTIEVRGLTKRCGPQTVVDDLSFTVEPGHVTGFLGPNGAGKSTTMRMILGLTPPTSGSVRVGGREYGRLPVPLTEVGALLDAGALHPARRAADHLLAIALSNGIRRDRVGEVLQMVGLEKAARRRAGEFSLGMRQRLGIAGALLGDPRILIFDEPVNGLDPEGIRWIRGLMRSLAAEGRAVLCSSHLMSEMARTADHLIVIGRGRLLADTGMREFVRAARDEAAVLVRAAEPDALAGRLTAAGGAVRAGGDRSLLVSGLHAAEIGRLAASHGIALSELTPQTPSLEDVFMEMTRDHVDYEAAGHGGAERKGAAA; encoded by the coding sequence ATGACCACGATCGAAGTGCGCGGCCTGACCAAGCGGTGCGGGCCGCAGACGGTGGTGGACGACCTGTCGTTCACCGTCGAACCCGGACACGTGACCGGTTTCCTGGGCCCGAACGGCGCCGGGAAGTCCACCACGATGCGGATGATCCTGGGGCTCACGCCGCCCACGAGCGGTTCGGTGCGGGTGGGCGGCCGGGAGTACGGGCGGCTGCCCGTCCCCCTCACCGAGGTGGGCGCCCTGCTCGACGCCGGGGCCCTCCACCCCGCCCGGCGGGCTGCGGACCACCTGCTCGCGATCGCGCTGAGCAACGGCATCCGGCGCGACCGCGTCGGCGAGGTGCTGCAGATGGTCGGCCTGGAGAAGGCCGCCCGCCGCAGGGCGGGAGAGTTCTCGCTCGGGATGCGGCAGCGGCTCGGCATCGCGGGCGCGCTGCTCGGCGACCCCCGCATCCTCATCTTCGACGAGCCGGTGAACGGCCTCGACCCGGAGGGCATCCGCTGGATCCGCGGCCTGATGCGCAGCCTGGCCGCCGAGGGGCGCGCGGTGCTGTGCTCCAGCCACCTGATGAGCGAGATGGCCCGCACCGCCGACCACCTGATCGTCATCGGCCGCGGGCGGCTCCTCGCCGACACGGGCATGCGCGAGTTCGTCCGGGCCGCCAGGGACGAGGCCGCCGTCCTCGTCCGCGCCGCGGAGCCGGACGCGCTGGCCGGCAGGCTCACCGCCGCCGGCGGCGCGGTGCGCGCGGGCGGGGATCGGTCGCTCCTCGTGTCCGGCCTGCACGCCGCCGAGATCGGCCGGCTCGCAGCCTCCCACGGCATCGCGCTCAGCGAGCTGACCCCGCAGACCCCGTCGCTGGAGGACGTCTTCATGGAGATGACGAGGGACCACGTCGACTACGAGGCGGCCGGGCACGGGGGCGCAGAGCGGAAAGGAGCGGCGGCGTGA